GAGGCATAGGGTAATGGAGGGAAAATAGTCTGGTTTTGCTAAAAGAAATATTGACATTTTAAtggccaggctgagctggagctccCTGGGGCCACCTGGGATAGGCTGTGCAACGTGCTCAGCTCTGTTGGGCTGGGTTTTTAACTTGACTCTGCCTTAAATACGAAACTGGGGAGCAAAGCCTTTGCTATCCACAGGTtgggacagagcagctcagcagtaCAGGCATCTCATCCTGACCCTGGTGTGGATCTCGCTTGCCCATAGCCtgccaaacacacacacagccctccTTGCCCCATGCTGCTGGAGATGTCAGAGCTGTCTTTGAGCCTCTCACTGCCCTGACAAAGCCCTGCAcatccccaggacagggagcaTGGTCTCATCCTGACCCTATTCTCCTGTGCAGTATCACATGCGGATCCacaaggaggagaggaaatatCTCTGCCCTGACTGTGGCTACAAATGCAAGTGGGTGAACCAGCTCAAGTATCACATGACAAAGCACACAGGTGAGTGCTGCCCACTGAGAACAAGCTGTCAAGCACTGGGTAGGGTTttggggcctctccctgcttctttttctgccactggcccagctggagatggaggAGAACATTTAGGGAGGAGCACATTATTCTTTGCTAATGAGGTGGAGGTGTTGCTCTCAGGTGGAAGTTTGGGTGGCACAGAACCCCAGGCACTATTTGGTGCCTTGGAAATGGGGATCTTGGTGTGCCTGCTAACAAAATGGGATGTAGGGGGAAGTCCCTGCGGACTCATGCTCTGTTACAGGGATGGTGGGACCTGTGGAAAGCACAGTGCCCTCATCCTGGTGCCATCCCCTTCCCTGTTGCCACAGGCCTGAAGCCGTATCGCTGCGATGAGTGCGAGTACTGCACCAACCGCGCAGACGCCCTCCGGGTGCACAAGGAGACGAGGCACCAGGAGGCCCGTTCCTTCATCTGTGAGCAGTGTGGCAAGGCCTTCAAGACCCGCTTTCTCCTCAAGACTCACCTGAAGAAGCACAGCGAGGAGAAGCCCTATGTGTGCAACGCCTGCGGGCGGGCTTTCCGCTGGGCAGCCGGCTTGCGCCACCACTACCTGACCCACACCAATGAGCACCCCTTCTTCTGCCGCTACTGCCCCTACAAGGCCAAGCAGAAGTTTCAGGTCATCAAGCACATCCAGCGACATcaccctgagcacagggctgttGACCCTAGCCAGGGGGTGGGAAAGGACCCCAGCACACACACCGTCCACCTTCACACCGTGCAGAGGGAGAGCCAGGCCAAGGGGCCCCCCAGGGTGCAGCAAGAAGGAGGGTGCCCCACGGAGAAGGATGGCACACCACAGTGAGGCTGAATCCCAACTGCTTTAAGGTGCTGGTGGCACAGGCCTGCTGCAgaaatgtatgtgtgtgtacagGCATATATGTATATGGGTTGTAAAATACACAACTGTATAAAAGGAATTGCTCAGTTCCTTTTAATAccatttctttgtgctgcttgGAACCCCTGGGTGAACAAAGGGCTAGGCCCACAGAGAAAGAGCAAAGCCTAAGCTCAGCTCCCTATCTCTCCCCAGCACCATTGCACCCAGACCCAAACCTGTCTGTCACTGAACAATTTATTAAGTTGCTTACACAGAAAGGATGGGATAAGGGTTAATTTGGGGCTGTAGGGGGCCAAGGGATGTGATAGGGCTCTGCAGGGTTAGGGGGCAGTGCGGACCAACTCCactcccagcagtgcccatcCCCGGGGTTTGCTTGGCTCCAGCCTTGCTCCCCTGACTGGGGGGgaccagcccctgcagcagagctgggccacACACCATCTCTCCTCCCCACAGTCAAGCTCTGATTGTGGGCTAGGGCACGGTGCCTGTGGAGGGTGCAGGGAACTGCACTGGCATAAACCCCACACTCATGCATggggcagcagcatcctgaaTCTGGGAAGGGGAGGTCAGTGCTTTTTCCCAGTCCTTGGAGGCTACTGCAAAGGGAGTCACAGCAGCAACAATGACACAGGGATGACAAACAGCTCAACAAGAGGGCAAGGTGGTTGGCTCTGTGGccccagctgctcagagctggctcTATGGCTTCCATCCGGGTGCTGCTCCCCCCGTGAGATCAGTCCAGCTCAGGGCCAGGTGGCTCAGTGATGCGGATGTGGACAAAGAGTGAAGAGGGTGGGATGCTGGTGCCATCCTTTGAGAGGAGGTGAATGTGGCGATACCCTGCAGGAAGCACAAGGCTAACTGGCATCCCACCCTCCCCTCTAGTACCCAGCTGAGCCCCAGACATGCTtgcagggctgccctggctgcccaAAACCACTGGGCAGCCGTGACTCACCAGGTTTGATGTTGGCAAATGCTAGGGTGAACTGACCCACAAAATCATTCCTGGAAGTCTTGTCGTAATCCTCCACCACAAAGCGGATAAGGGCCAGCTCGGGCACATGGATCTGAAACTGCAGTGTCTCATCCCAGCGTGGGTTAAACCCTGGGCAGAGAGAGCAGGTGCTGAGCGAGTGAAGGCAGCAGGGACTGTGCCTGGGCACAGCAAGGTCCATGGTATCACTGTGGGTCTCACCATTGTTCTCAATGTACTTGGTCTCCTGGTGCGCCTGGTCTGCAGGGACCCCATAGATCTCCACACGCACCAGTGGGTCAATGATGGCTCCCTCCTTGCTGTTGGCTActttggggagctgctgcccgcTGATTACCTGCAGGGCCAGATTAATCTTTTGTGAGGCTACTTGCACACTGCCCAACAGAGTCTCCATCTGCCTGGGACCAAGAGAGCCCAGGGTCACAGCTTCCCCAGGGTCTCTCCACAAGCCTGTACCTGGATTGTCAGGGTGATGGGGCCAGGGCCTTCTCGGCtgctggggtcactgggatTGAAGAGAGTCTCCTTGTCCCTCATGAAGGGTGGTTTGAGCACATAGCCGCAGCAGCCATTCTGGCTGAAGAGCCCGTCACATAGATCCATCTCCGTGCCGGCTGTCTGGAAGTTCAAGGCGACTGGAGGGAGGTGGCAGGGAAAAGGGTTCAGAACATCTTGGAGATACCACACTCTTCTTTGAGGTGAAAACCAGCCTGTCCCCATACCCAAAGAGATGTGGAGTTGCATAGGGGAATAAGGTACTAATGCCTGAACACCCCCAGGGCACCACAAGAGCCGGCAATCTGACCTGCCTCCAGATGGGGTTGTAGCTGGCACTAACAGAGGTGTTGATGCATTTAGCACAGGACTCGGGGCATCTCCCCAGCCCATAGCCCTGCTGCACCCCAGCCATACCAATCTGGCACCCCACGTTCCACATCTCCTGGGGGCTGTAGTTGGAGGAGTCAGTCCTCATCCCGCTGGGGTAGATGCGTGTCAGCTGCCAGGCATTGTGGCGAACAAACTCATTTCCTACGGACAGAACATGAGGCCCACTTGTGGAGTCATTCTCTAGTCTGCACAGTCATCCACATGTActgcccatccatccatctatctgTCTATCCATCTATCAACCTGTGCACCCACCCACcaattttcatctctttcccTACTCAGGAATCTAGGTGTCCTGCCTTGTTTTCTAAGCCAGTAACCTCATCACCTACCAGAGCCAAATCCCACATTACAGCCCCACTGGACCCTGTTTCTCCCAGACAAGGAGGGAACCCCAGTGTCTGAAGGCTGTGGCACTACCCATGAGGAAGCCATTGGCCACTTCTACTCTGTCACAGTCACCTGGTGCCACTGCCCCCTTCATCTCACCTTCATCCCTGATGAGCTTCCTGGCCTTGGCTTCAGAGAGGGAGGAGATCTCAGAGGGCCGGGAATGGCTGCGGGCCTCCTGGAAGCCCCGGAAGGGCACGTTCTTGCAGTAGATGACACAGTCGGACAATGCTTGTGCCAGAGTCTCCTTGTCCTTCTGCAAGGCAGAGCCATGTTGGGTCCCTCCTGATGGGAGCACGACCCACCAGCATTCACCCAGGGGCTGTAGAGCCAGGTCAGGTAAGAGTAGCCAAGGATGTGCTGGTGGGTGGCAGCATCCCTACTATGAGCAGTCTTCCTGACAGgaacagagcagcaggggaCCTCCAATATGTTGCCACCACAACAAAGAGGACTGGCATAGCCAGGGACAGAAAAGGCTGTCTTCCCTGCCTGGTGATGTCTCTGCAGTCTCTGTCTCTCTTCTATGCAGTGAGATGTCATCACAACTCATAGCTGTGTCCAGGGGCTCAGCTTTCCCAGCTGGTCCCCAGCCTCGGCCACTTACCTTTGCCCTCCgcctctcctcctctgcctctgccccgTTGTCATCGTCAGACACATCAGGCACCTCATCCCCTGGCCCATCCAGGGTGTCCTCCAGCCTCCCAATCTTCTTGCCCTTCAGCAAAATCTTGTGCTTCAGCTCCTGTGGGGTTAGGGATAGTGAAGCACCTTGAGCTACCCAGCACCTCCATGGGCCTTGTCCCCTGAAATCCTGCACTGCTGGAGGCCAGCATGACCAGCTCCCTTCAGCACTCAGAAGGGCATGGGCTAGGAGGGTTTTGCCCCACTGTCTGGTTCTGCAGGACATGAGGAGAcaaccctggggacagccttgGCACTTCTGTGAACATGAGGATGCAGCACCCACGCCCAGTGTCCCCAACCAGTGTTCctgctggaacaggttgccctATTCTCTGAACAGTAGATCCACGTCCTTACCAAACTCTCAGGCAGGACAGAGATGCCCTGCACAGCTGTGTTCTGTCCCTACCTCTGGGGATGGGAGCTGGGTGGGGACATGCCCATCGATGGTAGTGGTGAGGAGCTGTTCCCCCAGGATGTCCTTGAGCTGCTGGGCTAGgacctcctgctgctccacgCTACAGTGGTTCTCCAGGGACAGGATCACCGGGTAGTCTGAGGTCTGAGGAGCAACATGCACACCTGGAAATAATCCTTTGTGGGGCTGGTGAGCTCTCATAAGGGCTTCATCCAGGCGTGATCAGTGCCAGGATGGAGCCCCTTGTGTCTGTTTCTCCCCTGAGACCTTCACACCCTTCCAatcccccagcatcccccacaTCCCATCTCACCCCTGCACCCCCAACAGTCCAGGTCTGCATGAAGCCCCAACCCTTGGCACAGTGCAGTGCAGGCTTCAGGTCAGACCCCCAGTGCTATCCCCCAGAAAGTGACACAGCCACCCTCCTCCCCACAGTGAGACCAGTCCTGCTGCATCACCAGGTGTGTGCGCCTCAGTACCACTCCCCCTTCAGGGACCCACCACTACCATGCATCCTCACCCACCGAGGACTACCCACGACCACCAGCACCTGGGGAAGGGTGCCTTACCTTGAAGGCGTACTTCCCCAGGGTGCTCACCACCTCCCGGAAGGGGATCTTGGAGGTGAAGGTGTGGCCGTGGTACACAATGGGCTCCCCATTTGGCCCGTCCCAGCAATCCACCTCCAGACAACGGCAGCCCCGTTTCAGAGCCCTGGGGGTGGGTTGTCACCCCTGGAACCCTGCACTCAGCCAGGGCACCAGTTCCCTGCCGTGGGTGTCAACCCTAAGGTACCAGGGGACACCCACCAAGggtggggatgctgctgcatgCAGGGCATGACCAGAGGAGTGCAGGACTGCATAGGAGCAAAGGATGTTCTGGGGTTTACCCTATGGAGCTGCTCAGGACATGACAGTGGGGTGGGAGGGCGTTGGAGGGCAGCTGGAAGGGAGCAGTCCCTTTACCTGATATAGCCCTCGATGCTGCTGTGGCCCCGGATCTGATCCTCTATCAGGTAGGTGTTGTGGGAGGAGGAGATGAAGTAGTGGCAGAGTGGCTGGCTCATGTCCTGCCACAGCACCCGGTGCTGGGGGTTGAAGATGGAGCCCTCCAGGGAGCAGAGGTACATCAGGAACCCATCAGCACTCAGCACATGGCGAGCCcgggctgcaggcacagggggaGGTTCAGCAACAACCAGGGACATGGAAGAGACAGAATGGAGGCAAACAGGGCTGATGGTGGCTCTCAGAATCCCCAAACTGATGGGCAGAACTGCTTCCAGAGTCTGGGGCACAAAAGATGCCGCAGGGCAGCAACTTTGGAAAGGTAGGCAATAGACCCCAAATCTGGTGCTCGCACGCCATGGGTGGTCAACCTTCTACACCAAAATGGTCCAGGAACAGACCAAATAAAGGTGAACTGCACTCGGATCACACCTCGGTGAGTCTTCCCCTTGTGCCCGTTCACaccaggatggggctgggaatgctccTGCCACGGAGCTGTGAGTCTTTGACCCTTCCTTGCCCCcatgcagagcacagctgatgTCTGAGCCAGCTCTCACCTGTCTCCGATGGTTCATACTTGTCAATGAGCTCCATGGccagctcctctgtgccttcatcctccagctgctcctcccgcAGGAAatccaccagctccagcagtgtCAGCTTCTTTCCATCCTCAGAGAATTCCTGGAAGAGGCTCAGCACCTCCTCACGCTGCGTGAGAGCCTTGTAGAAGAGTACAAATTCCTCCCCTTCCAGCGTCCCCGATTCTGACTTGTCAGCATCCTGTTTGCAAGAGAGCTCCCTCAGCACCCAGACGGGGCAAAACAGGGTGTCTTGGCCACCAAAGTTGCTGTTGCAGTGCTTACCTGGAAGAGCCGCAGGGCATGATCCTCGTTCATGTCCACGTTCATCATCTTCAGGAGACGCTGCACCTCCTTGAAGTTCATGCGTCCATCCTTATTTTTGTCAGCTTTCTGGAACCAGTCACGAATCCATGTGCAGGAAACCAGGGCAAATGTTAAGGAAAAGGACCTTGGCTATGAGAAATAGGGCTGGGTAGTATCAGAGggcatcttttccttttcatgtgcCCTGTATTGATGCAGATGAGACCCGGAACAGCTACACACATGCTGGGGTAAGGCTGAATGTGCAGGGCCTAGGTAATGATCAGCAATGGGTGAGGGGGGCAGAGTGATGCTCTCAGGAAGGATATTGGTCTATCTTCTCCCTTTGGTCCATGGTGGTGGCCACCTCGATGAGCTGACGCAGGCCCTGTACCCAGCACTGTGCCTCCTCTGCTGAGCCAGCAACGAGGTCCAGGTTGCCACGGCGGCCGTAGAAGACAATGGTGAAGCAGCGCTCAGGGGGGAACTCTTCAGCCACACTCTGCAGCACCTCCGACTGGTGCCCTTCCCGCACTGTCTCCACATCGCTGATGGAgactggggcagagggaggggaggccTGTCTGTAGGGGACAAGGACCACAGGGCAAGGGGCACCACCCACAGATATCTATCCTTACAGTCATTCCTTCTTCcactccatccatccatccatccatccatccatccatccatctagTTATCTATCCATTAACCCCTGAGCTATCAAGTCAGCCAGTCATCCATCTGCCCCTCTGTCTTGCTTACTCCTGCGCTGGCATTCCAGAGGTTCCATTTGTATCAGTTGCAATTTCTACTCAGCCCTTTCGACCCATGGGTCTTGCTGAGGGCAGGATATTTCATGGAGAGGTGTGAGTGAGAACAGATCACACATGCATGCAGAGAGCCTTTCTTCAATCCGCCAGCACTCTTAGCTAGCATGGCCCAAGAAGCTCCCTAACTTCACATCCCTGTTCACTCTGAAACCTACTGATGGCCTCTTGGCCAATACATAGTTGGTACTCACAGGCAGACTCAGTTTTGCCTGTCCTCTTGGACTGGTACCAGATGGTCATGCAGTCTTCCTGCAGCTTGAAGTAACGCTGCTTCTTCCAGCTCTTGGACTTGACTTTGCGCATCAGAGTCCCCTGCTGCATCTGCTCCAGTGTGTCTGTGAGCTGGATGCCTGGGGGCAGCATTGGCTGCATCACTGAGGGTGATGGTATCCAGGCACTGCGCCCTGTTACTTTGCTTCCTCTCACCTCTGACTGCACATTGTCCCTCAATCCGTGAGGAAGGAGGGATGAACCAACTCCCGTCAGCACAAGAGGTCCACAGGGTAATTCCCCATCAACCCTTCCCTTGGTGCACCCTTGGCATTTCCAAGCCCAAATCCCAATGGCCATGGTGGGGTAGGTATGCTTCTAAGTGCGACAAGGTGAGCTCAACCCAGAAGCCAGATTTGCCTCAGCATAAATCCAGATGACCCaatgccctgccctgcacccaTCCTCCGCTGGGGCACTCACGGGCGTTGCACAGCAGCGATGCCATAGCTCTGCCTTCTCCAcgctggcagctgctggggagggaagagagaaggtGGAAGCAGGGTCAGACCCTCATGCTGTGGCCAGGTCTCGATGAGTGGGCTCCAGCCATACCCACGTGTGTGTGCCCCTGCCCGCAGCTGAGTGCACCTGCGTCTGTCTCCTGCTGGGTCATTGCATTCCTTAAGTGTCGAGTTCACACCACCACACTCATGAAATATTAATCTGTGTTACCGGGAAGCCAGAGCTCAAAAGGTGTTggtggaaaacagaaaaacttgCCAGCGCTGATGCCCCACAGCCCAGTGGGTACTAGAGCCCTGCTGTTCCCAGGTAAGAAGCAGCCCCTGAAATCAGGAAAAACTGCTCTGTGCCTGAGAACACCTTCCACCACCTAGAAAACAACCTCAACCAGCAAATTTGAAAGTAAGGGAGAGGCATAGCTGTGATGGCAAGGAAGGAAACACAGAGCAATGACCCTCAGCTCCTacagcttctcctccccagGGAATACCAGCACCCCAGGCAGTGACTGCACCCACAGCTGTACAGGAAGCACATGGCTGTGAGTGGAACTATAAATACTACTGGACAATGAGACCTTGATTAGGCTGTTGAGACTTTAATTATGCTGACAAATCACTGGATGTGCCTGTCACCCAGGTGCTGGAGTTTGGCTTTGGAGGGGCAGATGCCGCAGCTGGGATTTGGGTGCAGGAGGGGTCCCAGGGTCTCTGGGAGCAAAGCGCTCTGTGCCAGGGTGAAGGGATGGCAGCTGTGCCCTAGGTCCCTGACTCAGCACAGCACCGGtgaagcagggctgggaatagCCAGTGCCGTCAGCATGCAGGCAGCTGCCAAGCCCAACTGCTAGGGCCTCGTGGGCTCTCAGGCCAGACAGCAGCCATCTCCTGTTCAGTGTGGCTCAGCAGGGCAGAATAGCACTGGCCagggctctggctctgctcttgCAAGACACCCTAGTCGTGGGGCAAGCTGTGGCTGTTTGGCTGtccacagggcacacagggatcATCTGTCCACTCTTGGGGACTTTACATGTTGCTGGAGACATGGAGTAGCTGGGGTGCCATCCCAAATGCCTTCCAGAagtgcccagtgctggggctgtgctttcCCAACACTGGTTCTTCTTACAAGGCTCAGACTGCAAGGACTTGCTGTAGTGCCTGGATGCCCCCACATCCAACCCACAGGGCACTGACCCACTGGCCCAGGATTTGGAGTGCCCGTACCCAAAAATGGGAAGTAGCCCGGTGCTCCTCTGCACCCTTCAGAGTCAGTGCCCTGATGCTGGCtagcacagctccaggaatgCCCCACATCCAACCTCCACAGTTTGCTCTCAGCCCCTGCACCCCATGACCCTCAGGGAACCAGTGGGAACAACCCTGGTCACCCATCTGCCTGCACTCTCCTGCTTTCCAGCAACACCCAGCCTGGGTGTTCACAGGTCCATAGCTCCAGCTGCTCACCAGCTCTGCAGTCCCCATGCTGCAGCAGATGAGGGAGATGGGCATGTCTTAGGGAagctgggctggaggaagaggcaccagagctggagaagcaggGAGACATGTTGGACAGGCACAAAGATGGGCTCAGTGCCACCAACAGTTCTGTCCTCTTGGCACCCTGCCATGCATGTGTACAAGGTGGTAGCACTCAAAGGAGCAGCTTGTAGCCCTTAGGCCCATAACCACACTGAGAGTTTGGAGCTAAATTTCtcccccagtgccagcccttCCAGGCTCCCAGCACGACCTAAGCACGCCCAGTCCCAACCATGAAGCAGTGCCTTCTCCACAAATGCATTAAAGAAGGGATGATCCGTTCCAACCCAAGGAAGCACAAAGAAGCACAAGGAAGAGCATGTGGATGCAGGGACACATCTGTTCAGTTCCCTCCTGCTGTGTGAGGGATGCCATGAGCCCCTCACAGCCTGGCCCAATGCAGGCCCCCTTGTCCTAGTCTGAATTACATTGTTGAGCCAAGCGGGATGAGAGCCAGAGTgtggagaaacagagaaaccCAACCCGAGAGTTTCCCGCagggcagctgcctgctgccagaACAGCCCCAGCTACCCCAGCACACTCTGAGCTATCGCGTCTCTCTTGATTGACAGGCCCCAGCAGAACTGGAGGGCCAGTGAGTGTGAGCGGTCCCCAGCCGTTCCAGTGCAGAGTCGTCCGGCAGAACAAACCATACGGGTGACGATGCCAGAACAGGGAAGGATGACCCCGTCTCACGCCCCTTCGGGCACCCCCACACCTTGCTGCCCTGGTGTGCTCACAAACTGCCCTTGTCCTAGAGCTttgcccagccagcagctgtcAGGGGCAGAAGGACTTGGAAGCGAGGGAACAGACAAGGGGCTCGGGGATGAGGCGGCAAACCCCAAGAGATTTGGGGATCGGGATAAATCACACCTCACGGCAAAAGAGACAAAATCGCCGGCACTTCTGCCCCGCGCCACCCCAGCCGTGCAGCCGCTCCGGGGCACCGCAGCCCGAGAGAAGGGGGTCCCAGAGCCCGGAGGTCGCAGCCCCGTACCCACCTTCACCCTTCCCCTCCGCAGGACGCCCGGTCCGTACCCGCTCTCCGTTGCCGCTCCCCTCCGCTCCGCCGGTGCTCCACCGCCGGCGGCCGCACGGAGCCGGGGCTGCCCGCCCCTCGGCAGCGCCCGGGCGGCGAGCCCTCCCCCGGGCCGCGGCCCCCCGCCCCCGCGGGACGTCCCCGGCCCCCGCACGCCCCGTAGCCGCTGCCTCTCAAGGTCGCTTCGGATTAAGGTCACGCCACTCCCGAGGCGGAGCGGGGAGGGGGGGGGCGGGTGAAGAAGGCGGCGGAGGGGccggcagggctgggggctccccGCGGCGCCCCT
The genomic region above belongs to Sylvia atricapilla isolate bSylAtr1 chromosome 7, bSylAtr1.pri, whole genome shotgun sequence and contains:
- the PLCD4 gene encoding 1-phosphatidylinositol 4,5-bisphosphate phosphodiesterase delta-4; amino-acid sequence: MASLLCNARIQLTDTLEQMQQGTLMRKVKSKSWKKQRYFKLQEDCMTIWYQSKRTGKTESAFSISDVETVREGHQSEVLQSVAEEFPPERCFTIVFYGRRGNLDLVAGSAEEAQCWVQGLRQLIEVATTMDQREKIDQWIRDWFQKADKNKDGRMNFKEVQRLLKMMNVDMNEDHALRLFQDADKSESGTLEGEEFVLFYKALTQREEVLSLFQEFSEDGKKLTLLELVDFLREEQLEDEGTEELAMELIDKYEPSETARARHVLSADGFLMYLCSLEGSIFNPQHRVLWQDMSQPLCHYFISSSHNTYLIEDQIRGHSSIEGYIRALKRGCRCLEVDCWDGPNGEPIVYHGHTFTSKIPFREVVSTLGKYAFKTSDYPVILSLENHCSVEQQEVLAQQLKDILGEQLLTTTIDGHVPTQLPSPEELKHKILLKGKKIGRLEDTLDGPGDEVPDVSDDDNGAEAEEERRRAKKDKETLAQALSDCVIYCKNVPFRGFQEARSHSRPSEISSLSEAKARKLIRDEGNEFVRHNAWQLTRIYPSGMRTDSSNYSPQEMWNVGCQIVALNFQTAGTEMDLCDGLFSQNGCCGYVLKPPFMRDKETLFNPSDPSSREGPGPITLTIQVISGQQLPKVANSKEGAIIDPLVRVEIYGVPADQAHQETKYIENNGFNPRWDETLQFQIHVPELALIRFVVEDYDKTSRNDFVGQFTLAFANIKPGYRHIHLLSKDGTSIPPSSLFVHIRITEPPGPELD